The DNA segment CGGTCTGAAACGCGAATGGCGCGAGGCCTGCGACTGTCTCGGCGGCACGCCATCCCAATACTGGCGTTACGTAGCGCTGCCGGTGCTGTGGCCGAGCATTCTGGGCGCGGCGCTGCTGCTGTTCGCCAATTCGTTCGGCGCTGTGGCGACCGCCTATGCGCTCACCGGCAGTTCGCTGAACATCGTCACGATCCTGCTGTACGCGCAGATTCGCGGCGACGTGATGCACAACCAGAACCTCGGCTACGCGCTTGCGCTCGGCATGGTGCTCGTGACGGGCCTCTCGAACGGCGGCTACATCTGGCTGCGCTCGCGCGCCGAAAGGGGACGTGGATGAAGAATCAGTCTCGCGTGGGAGCGTGGACCGCGATCATCGTCGGTTCGCTGTACTTCCTGATTCCGTTGGTCGCGACCTTCGAATTCAGTCTGCGTATGAAGCGCGGCACGTACAGTTTCGAAGCGTATCGCGTCGTGCTCGGCGATCCGCGTTTTCAGGCGTCGTTCGGCTACTCGATTCTGATGGCGCTGCTGACGATCGTGGTCGGCGTGCTGCTGGTCGTGCCGACTGCGTACTGGGTGCAGTTGCGTTTGCCGAAGCTGCGGCCGGTCGTGGAATTCGTCACGCTGTTGCCGCTCGTGGTGCCTGCAATCGTGATCGTGTTCGGATATCTGCGCATCTACAACAGCAGTTCGATTCTGCCGCTCACCGGCAACGAACGCGCAACCGATCTGCTGCTCGTATTCGGCTACGTGACGCTCTCGTTGCCGTACATGTACCGCGCCGTGGACGCCGGACTGCGCGCCGTCGACGTGCGCGCGCTAACCGAAGCCGCCGAATGCCTCGGCGCGAGCTGGCCGACCATTCTCTTCAAGGTGATTTTCCCGAACATCCGCTCGGGCATCCTGTCCGGCGCGTTTCTCACGTTCGCCGTGGTGATCGGCGAATTCACGTTGGCGAGCCTGCTCGACCGGCCTGCGTTCGGGCCGTACCTCCAGTTGATCGGCGCGAACCGCGCGTATGAACCGTCCGCGCTCGCGATCATCGCGTTCGTGATTACGTGGGCGTCGATGGGACTGATCCAGGTATTTGGCTCGGCTCGCGCATTGAGCGGCCAGAAGCTGTGAGGCATGAGTTCGGCGCAATGAGTGGGACTGACTAAGGCAGCGAATCATGGCATTCCTCGAAATCGAAAATCTGCACAAAGCGTTCGGTGCGAATACGGCGCTGCATCACTTCGACATGAAGATCGAGCGCGGCGAGTTCATCACGTTTCTCGGACCCTCGGGTTGCGGCAAGACGACGGTGCTGCGCATGATCGCCGGGTTCGAAACGCCGACGCGGGGCGTCATCCGGCTGGACAACAGGGACGTCACGCATGTGCGCACGCGGCAACGCAAAGTGGGCATGGTGTTTCAGTCCTACGCGCTGTTTCCGAACATGACCGTGGCGGAGAACATCGGCTTCGGGCTGAAAATCGCGCGCCGGCCGCAGGCGGAGATCAGCCAGCGCGTGGAGGAAATGCTGCAACTGATCAAGCTCCCGCAGCTTGGCGGACGTTACCCGTGGCAACTGTCCGGCGGCCAGCAGCAGCGCGTGGCGTTGGCGCGCGCGCTCGCCGGCAAGCCGCAGGTGTTGTTGCTCGACGAACCGCTCTCCGCGCTCGACGCCAAAATCCGCATCTCGTTGCGCCAGGACATTCGCGCGTTGCAGCGCGAACTGGGGATCACGTCGATTTTCGTCACGCACGACCAGGAAGAGGCGCTGTCCATTTCCGACCGGATCGTCGTGATGAACGAAGGGCGGG comes from the Paraburkholderia sp. PREW-6R genome and includes:
- a CDS encoding ABC transporter permease, which encodes MKNQSRVGAWTAIIVGSLYFLIPLVATFEFSLRMKRGTYSFEAYRVVLGDPRFQASFGYSILMALLTIVVGVLLVVPTAYWVQLRLPKLRPVVEFVTLLPLVVPAIVIVFGYLRIYNSSSILPLTGNERATDLLLVFGYVTLSLPYMYRAVDAGLRAVDVRALTEAAECLGASWPTILFKVIFPNIRSGILSGAFLTFAVVIGEFTLASLLDRPAFGPYLQLIGANRAYEPSALAIIAFVITWASMGLIQVFGSARALSGQKL
- a CDS encoding ABC transporter ATP-binding protein, which encodes MAFLEIENLHKAFGANTALHHFDMKIERGEFITFLGPSGCGKTTVLRMIAGFETPTRGVIRLDNRDVTHVRTRQRKVGMVFQSYALFPNMTVAENIGFGLKIARRPQAEISQRVEEMLQLIKLPQLGGRYPWQLSGGQQQRVALARALAGKPQVLLLDEPLSALDAKIRISLRQDIRALQRELGITSIFVTHDQEEALSISDRIVVMNEGRVEQVGSPSEIYNYPRTRFVASFVGTLNILSGQVVDPATGRMAVDGQELTTTQTLAADDAGKKRLLALRPEAIVLEPAAPGRNTLNATVEEVNFLGAVVRIRTRVKDAVISLDVFNDPNRGLPERGQPVSLGFSHDNLLVLEEGSV